In Nostoc sp. CENA543, a single genomic region encodes these proteins:
- the queC gene encoding 7-cyano-7-deazaguanine synthase QueC, which yields MKAVILLSGGLDSSTILYQAKADGCECYSMSFDYQQRHRRELNSALRVAQNAGVAQHQVVNFDLRQWGGSALTDDAIALPQARSLSEMSENIPVTYVPARNTIFLSFALAYAEAIAAQRVYIGVNALDYSGYPDCRPDYIEAMQEVFRLGTKQGREGEPIKIIAPLLELKKTEIIQLGNKLGVPWELTWSCYAGGDVACGVCDSCRLRLAAFAELGLEDPLPYAA from the coding sequence ATGAAAGCTGTAATTTTGTTGTCTGGGGGATTAGATTCTTCTACTATTCTTTACCAAGCAAAGGCTGATGGTTGTGAGTGTTACTCGATGTCCTTTGATTATCAACAGCGACATCGCCGTGAGTTGAATTCAGCGTTACGCGTGGCGCAAAATGCGGGAGTTGCACAACATCAGGTAGTGAACTTTGATTTAAGACAGTGGGGTGGTTCAGCCTTGACTGATGATGCGATCGCGCTACCTCAAGCCCGTTCTTTGAGCGAAATGTCGGAAAATATTCCTGTCACCTACGTACCTGCACGGAATACAATTTTTTTAAGTTTTGCCCTAGCCTATGCAGAAGCGATCGCCGCCCAGCGAGTTTACATCGGAGTCAATGCCTTAGATTACTCAGGATATCCTGACTGTCGCCCTGATTATATCGAAGCGATGCAAGAAGTCTTTCGACTGGGAACTAAACAAGGGCGGGAAGGAGAACCGATTAAAATTATTGCTCCCCTCCTAGAACTGAAAAAAACTGAAATCATCCAACTTGGTAACAAATTAGGAGTACCCTGGGAATTAACTTGGTCATGTTATGCCGGTGGTGATGTGGCCTGCGGTGTTTGTGACTCTTGTCGTTTGAGATTAGCTGCTTTCGCTGAATTGGGTCTGGAAGACCCACTACCTTATGCTGCTTAA
- a CDS encoding Gfo/Idh/MocA family protein, which translates to MQNSMSVAEANSYTQRNQPRPIRIGVIGVGNMGQHHTRTLSSMKDVELVGVADINVERGLETASKYKVRFFEDYCDLLPHVEAVCIAVPTRLHYAVGINCLLAGIHVLIEKPIAASISEAESLVNAAAESQCILQVGHIERFNPAFRELHKVLQTEEVLALEAHRMSPYSDRANDVSVVLDLMIHDIDLLLELAGSPVTKLTASGTRALDSGYLDYVTATLGFANGIVATLTASKVTHRKIRRIVAHCKNSFTEADFLKNEILIHRQTPANSHNEHKQVLYRQDGLIEKVYTTNIQPLSAELEHFVNCVHGGNQPSVGGEQALKALRLASLIEQMALEDRVWNPLDWQSEPRVQSLTPTV; encoded by the coding sequence GTGCAAAATAGCATGTCAGTGGCAGAAGCAAATTCATATACACAGCGCAACCAGCCACGACCGATTCGTATAGGTGTAATCGGCGTAGGTAACATGGGACAACATCACACCCGCACACTCAGTTCCATGAAAGATGTTGAACTAGTAGGCGTGGCAGATATTAATGTCGAACGAGGCTTAGAAACCGCCAGTAAATACAAGGTGCGTTTTTTTGAAGATTACTGTGACCTGCTCCCCCATGTAGAAGCGGTGTGCATAGCTGTTCCCACTCGCTTGCATTATGCTGTGGGCATTAACTGTCTTTTGGCAGGAATTCACGTTTTAATCGAAAAGCCCATTGCTGCTAGTATTTCTGAGGCGGAATCCTTAGTAAATGCGGCGGCTGAGTCTCAATGTATTTTGCAAGTCGGTCATATTGAGCGATTTAATCCGGCTTTCCGTGAACTGCACAAGGTACTGCAAACAGAAGAAGTTCTAGCATTAGAAGCTCACCGCATGAGTCCCTATTCTGACAGAGCTAACGATGTTTCGGTGGTGCTGGATTTGATGATTCACGACATCGATTTATTGTTAGAACTAGCAGGCTCACCAGTGACAAAATTAACTGCTAGCGGTACTCGTGCCTTAGACTCTGGTTATTTAGACTATGTAACTGCTACCTTGGGATTTGCTAACGGTATTGTGGCAACTCTGACAGCCAGTAAAGTCACACACCGCAAAATCCGTCGCATCGTCGCCCACTGTAAAAACTCATTTACTGAAGCAGATTTTCTCAAAAATGAAATTTTAATCCATCGTCAAACACCTGCTAATTCTCATAATGAGCATAAGCAAGTGTTATATAGACAAGATGGTTTAATTGAAAAAGTTTATACAACCAATATTCAACCTTTGAGTGCAGAATTAGAGCATTTTGTCAACTGTGTTCACGGGGGCAATCAGCCTTCTGTGGGTGGAGAGCAAGCACTGAAAGCTTTGAGATTAGCTAGTTTAATTGAGCAGATGGCTTTAGAAGACCGAGTGTGGAATCCATTAGATTGGCAATCTGAACCCAGAGTACAATCATTGACTCCCACAGTGTAA
- a CDS encoding DedA family protein yields MSSDWIKNIIESLGYWGIGLLMFVENLFPPIPSELIMPLAGYTANLPGSKLNIAGVFVAGLLGSVVGALIWYYPGKLLSEKRLRDLADKYGKWITVSGKDITKAKQWFDNQGNQAVLIGRLVPGVRTLISVPAGMSNMRLLPFLFYTTIGSAAWVGLLTYSGYVLGSQYDLVDKYLAPVSKIILGSLVLGFVFWVLKRRRRNTRI; encoded by the coding sequence ATGTCATCGGATTGGATCAAAAATATTATTGAATCTTTGGGCTATTGGGGAATAGGACTGTTAATGTTTGTGGAAAACTTATTTCCGCCCATTCCTTCAGAGTTAATCATGCCGTTGGCAGGATATACCGCCAATTTACCAGGATCGAAGCTGAATATTGCAGGTGTTTTTGTAGCTGGGCTTTTGGGTTCTGTAGTCGGCGCGCTGATCTGGTATTATCCAGGAAAACTTTTAAGTGAAAAGCGTTTAAGAGATTTAGCCGATAAATACGGTAAGTGGATTACTGTATCTGGCAAGGATATTACTAAAGCTAAACAGTGGTTTGATAATCAGGGAAATCAAGCAGTTTTAATTGGTCGCCTAGTTCCAGGTGTTCGCACATTAATCTCCGTACCTGCTGGTATGAGTAATATGCGGTTGCTACCTTTCCTATTTTATACAACTATAGGTAGTGCGGCTTGGGTAGGTTTGCTAACATACTCAGGATACGTCTTGGGTAGTCAGTATGATCTGGTGGATAAATATTTAGCCCCTGTATCCAAAATTATACTTGGAAGTTTGGTTTTAGGATTTGTCTTTTGGGTACTCAAACGTAGGCGCAGAAACACCAGAATTTGA
- a CDS encoding ParM/StbA family protein, with protein MTDQPSAATPMNAAAIPLNRVSASTPINSTTPPKPTNGVGKAILSVDLGRTSTKTCVSREPNSVMFIPANVKRMSIEQVRGGVFEARATDPLMDLWLEYQGNGYAVGQLAADFGANLGVGQSKVEDALIKVLACAGYFKLRDEISVVLGLPFLSLEQFEKEKAQLISQVTGPHVLNFRGEAVSLNISKVWVMPEGYGSLLWSEAQPKKSGSTPDFTKISVAIVDIGHQTIDFLMVDNFRFARGASKSEDFGMNKFYELVAAGIEGADSQSLALISAVNKPKGDRFYRPKGASKPTNLDDFLPNLTEQFSREICSRVLAWLPERVTDVILTGGGGEFFWEDVQRLLKDAQINAHLSAPSRQANALGQYIYGEAQLSASRSSRA; from the coding sequence ATGACCGACCAACCTTCCGCCGCTACCCCTATGAATGCTGCTGCCATACCTCTAAACAGGGTGTCAGCATCTACCCCCATCAATAGCACTACCCCCCCTAAACCCACTAACGGTGTAGGGAAAGCAATTCTGAGCGTGGATTTGGGCAGAACCTCCACAAAAACTTGTGTGAGTCGTGAACCCAATAGCGTGATGTTCATACCTGCCAACGTTAAACGAATGTCCATAGAACAAGTACGTGGCGGCGTGTTTGAAGCCCGCGCCACCGACCCACTCATGGACTTATGGCTGGAATATCAAGGCAATGGCTACGCCGTAGGTCAACTAGCAGCAGACTTTGGGGCTAATCTAGGAGTTGGCCAGTCCAAAGTGGAAGATGCACTGATTAAAGTTTTGGCTTGTGCTGGCTACTTTAAACTCAGAGACGAAATTTCCGTAGTTTTAGGCTTACCTTTCCTCTCCTTAGAGCAATTTGAAAAGGAAAAAGCCCAATTAATTAGCCAAGTCACCGGGCCTCATGTCCTCAACTTCCGAGGAGAGGCTGTGTCCTTGAATATTTCCAAAGTTTGGGTAATGCCAGAAGGCTATGGCAGTTTGTTATGGTCAGAAGCACAACCCAAAAAGAGTGGTAGCACCCCAGATTTCACAAAAATCTCTGTGGCAATTGTTGATATCGGACACCAAACTATTGACTTTTTGATGGTAGATAACTTCCGGTTTGCCCGTGGTGCTTCCAAGAGTGAAGATTTCGGAATGAACAAGTTTTATGAATTGGTAGCAGCTGGAATTGAAGGCGCAGATAGTCAATCTCTGGCTTTAATTTCGGCTGTAAATAAACCAAAAGGCGATCGCTTCTATCGTCCCAAAGGTGCTAGCAAACCCACCAACTTAGACGACTTTCTCCCCAACCTCACTGAGCAGTTTTCTCGCGAAATTTGTAGTCGCGTTTTAGCATGGTTGCCAGAACGGGTTACAGATGTAATTCTCACCGGTGGTGGTGGAGAATTCTTCTGGGAAGACGTACAACGTTTACTCAAGGACGCTCAAATTAACGCTCACCTATCAGCTCCTTCTCGACAAGCGAACGCTTTGGGGCAGTATATTTATGGAGAGGCGCAATTATCCGCCAGTCGCTCTTCTAGGGCTTAA
- a CDS encoding plasmid segregation centromere-binding protein ParR translates to MFQWSKKVVKSVTFNPEVADESLLAVVENYLEKQPDKTFSDLCKEALWQTLCVPESVKPGLKTAATGAVEQKIDDLQRQVADLEERFFAKESNRLEGLERQVLQLTQQLAHLAIMVTERPVVYSSPPPTPAVEAVNPTATTPPPPSYPVNPPEEVDPLISRLSQYLDDF, encoded by the coding sequence ATGTTCCAATGGTCAAAAAAAGTAGTTAAATCGGTTACGTTCAACCCAGAGGTCGCTGATGAAAGTTTGTTAGCGGTTGTAGAAAACTATCTAGAAAAACAACCGGACAAAACTTTCAGTGACCTCTGCAAAGAAGCCTTGTGGCAAACTTTATGCGTACCGGAATCTGTAAAACCTGGTCTCAAAACAGCAGCGACAGGCGCGGTTGAACAAAAAATCGATGACCTGCAACGTCAAGTAGCTGACCTTGAGGAACGTTTTTTTGCCAAAGAATCGAATCGCCTAGAGGGACTAGAACGCCAGGTATTGCAATTAACGCAGCAGCTGGCGCATCTGGCAATCATGGTGACAGAAAGACCCGTAGTGTATTCTTCACCTCCACCCACGCCAGCAGTAGAAGCAGTCAATCCTACTGCTACTACTCCTCCCCCTCCTAGCTATCCTGTCAATCCTCCAGAAGAGGTTGATCCTTTAATTAGTCGTTTGAGCCAGTATCTTGATGATTTTTAA
- a CDS encoding phosphoglucomutase/phosphomannomutase family protein — MPVIASPIKFGTDGWRGVIGDEFTFERLALVAPVAAKVLYDTYFSTVGSRTIIVGYDRRFMAEDFARVVANAVTAIGFDVLLSDSYAPTPAFSWAAKQLNALGALVITASHNPGAYLGLKVKGYFGGSVSPEVTKDIEALLPVGVPAAATPGKLENFDPWPSYIQGLEAKVNITKLREAIASGKLSVFVDVMHGAAASGLGRLLGEKVQEINSNRDPLFGGGAPEPLPKYLDELFDLIKAHRDRHPSDLTVGLVFDGDCDRIAAVDGSANFLSSQVLIPILIDHLTLRRNFTGEIVKTVSGSDLIPKVAELHNLSVFETPVGYKYIADRMLAAPVLLGGEESGGIGYGSHIPERDALLSALYVLEAIVESGQDLADYYRHLQQQTGFNSAYDRIDLPLASMEVRARLLQQLETQPLMEIAGKAVIDCKAIDGYKFRLADNSWLMIRFSGTEPVLRLYCEASTIEEVHKTLAWAKDWAE; from the coding sequence ATGCCAGTTATAGCTAGTCCAATCAAGTTCGGCACGGATGGCTGGAGAGGCGTAATTGGTGATGAATTCACCTTTGAACGTCTAGCTTTGGTCGCGCCAGTTGCAGCAAAAGTATTATATGATACTTATTTTTCAACGGTGGGTAGCCGCACAATCATTGTGGGTTACGATCGCCGGTTTATGGCAGAAGATTTTGCTCGTGTTGTAGCTAATGCTGTCACCGCCATTGGTTTTGATGTGCTGCTAAGTGATAGCTATGCCCCGACTCCGGCTTTTAGCTGGGCGGCAAAACAACTCAATGCTTTAGGCGCGTTAGTCATTACAGCTAGTCATAATCCAGGGGCTTATTTAGGATTAAAAGTTAAAGGTTATTTTGGTGGTTCAGTATCGCCAGAAGTCACAAAAGATATAGAAGCACTATTACCAGTAGGTGTACCAGCAGCAGCAACACCAGGTAAATTAGAGAATTTTGACCCTTGGCCGAGTTATATCCAAGGCTTAGAAGCCAAAGTCAATATCACCAAACTCAGAGAAGCGATCGCCTCTGGTAAACTCAGCGTATTCGTTGATGTCATGCACGGTGCAGCTGCTAGCGGTTTGGGCAGATTATTGGGAGAAAAAGTCCAAGAAATCAATAGCAACCGTGATCCTTTATTTGGTGGTGGTGCGCCAGAACCTTTACCGAAATATCTGGATGAACTATTTGATTTAATTAAAGCTCATCGCGATCGCCATCCGTCAGATTTAACAGTGGGTTTGGTATTTGATGGAGATTGCGATCGCATCGCCGCCGTTGATGGTAGTGCTAATTTCTTGAGTTCCCAAGTCTTAATCCCGATATTAATCGACCACCTCACCCTCAGACGCAACTTCACAGGCGAAATCGTCAAAACTGTCAGTGGTTCAGATTTAATTCCCAAGGTAGCAGAACTACACAACCTCTCAGTATTTGAGACACCAGTAGGGTATAAGTATATTGCCGATAGAATGTTAGCTGCACCAGTATTGTTAGGTGGGGAAGAATCGGGCGGTATTGGTTATGGAAGCCATATTCCCGAACGCGATGCCCTTTTATCAGCATTGTATGTCTTAGAGGCGATTGTTGAATCTGGGCAAGATTTAGCAGACTATTATCGCCATCTCCAACAACAAACAGGCTTTAATTCTGCATATGATCGCATCGACTTACCCCTAGCCAGTATGGAAGTCCGGGCGCGACTACTGCAACAACTAGAAACTCAACCCTTAATGGAAATTGCCGGTAAAGCTGTAATTGATTGTAAAGCGATTGATGGTTACAAATTCCGCCTCGCTGACAATAGCTGGCTAATGATTAGATTCAGTGGTACAGAACCAGTTTTGCGCCTCTACTGCGAAGCCTCCACCATTGAAGAAGTACATAAAACTTTGGCGTGGGCTAAAGACTGGGCGGAGTGA
- the rdgB gene encoding RdgB/HAM1 family non-canonical purine NTP pyrophosphatase, translating into MTILVVATSNPGKLREMQAYLKDTDWELQLKPEELEIDETGETFEENACLKASEVAKATGQWAIADDSGLQVDALYGSPGVYSARYGNSDTDRIARLLKELGSEVNRKAQFVCVVAIASPDGNIAIQAEGICPGEILHAPLGEGGFGYDPIFYVPEKQLTFAQMTPEIKKSVSHRGKAFAVLLPQLKTLLSPEF; encoded by the coding sequence ATGACAATACTAGTAGTAGCGACGAGTAACCCTGGTAAATTGCGGGAAATGCAAGCTTACCTCAAAGATACTGATTGGGAATTACAACTCAAGCCTGAAGAATTAGAAATAGACGAGACAGGAGAAACCTTTGAGGAGAATGCCTGTTTGAAAGCTTCAGAAGTAGCTAAAGCTACAGGACAATGGGCGATCGCAGATGATTCTGGTTTACAGGTCGATGCCCTTTATGGTTCGCCTGGTGTATATTCTGCCCGCTATGGTAATAGTGACACTGATAGAATTGCCAGATTATTAAAGGAGTTAGGTAGCGAAGTTAACCGCAAAGCTCAGTTTGTATGTGTAGTGGCGATCGCTTCTCCCGATGGTAATATTGCTATTCAAGCCGAAGGTATTTGTCCTGGCGAAATTCTTCATGCACCCCTTGGCGAAGGTGGTTTTGGCTACGATCCCATTTTTTACGTTCCAGAGAAGCAATTAACCTTTGCTCAAATGACACCAGAAATCAAAAAATCAGTTAGCCACCGAGGTAAAGCCTTTGCTGTTTTACTCCCTCAACTCAAAACATTGCTGAGTCCTGAGTTCTAA
- a CDS encoding P-II family nitrogen regulator produces the protein MKKVEAIIRPFKLDEVKIALVNAGIVGMTVSEVRGFGRQKGQTERYRGSEYTVEFLQKLKVEIVVEDNQVDMVVDKIIAAARTGEIGDGKIFISPVEQVVRIRTGEKNTEAV, from the coding sequence ATGAAAAAGGTAGAAGCAATTATCCGTCCATTTAAGCTAGACGAAGTGAAAATTGCTTTAGTCAATGCGGGAATTGTGGGGATGACAGTTTCTGAAGTCCGAGGCTTTGGACGACAAAAAGGACAAACAGAACGCTATCGCGGTTCTGAGTACACTGTTGAGTTTTTGCAAAAACTCAAGGTGGAAATCGTGGTTGAGGACAACCAAGTCGATATGGTGGTTGATAAGATCATCGCTGCTGCCCGTACTGGCGAAATCGGTGATGGTAAGATTTTTATCTCCCCTGTAGAGCAAGTAGTTCGGATTCGGACTGGCGAAAAGAATACAGAAGCTGTTTGA
- the thiD gene encoding bifunctional hydroxymethylpyrimidine kinase/phosphomethylpyrimidine kinase: MNAEIKSKIPVALTIAGSDSGGGAGIQADLRTFAFHCVHGTSAVTCVTAQNTLGVARVDAMPPEAIIAQIQAVFEDIGVRAAKTGMLLNQEIIAAVAEQVEALGIPNLVVDPVMVSRTGAQLIDDDAVKTLREQLIPQAAIITPNRYEAQILSGLTVNTLDDMRAAAQVIHRNLKAKVVLVKGGGISGNARGVDIWFDGQKLETLTTQQVDTHNTHGTGCTLSAAIAANLAKGEDLWQSVQQAKKYVTNALTYALDIGKGQGPVGHFYPLLSN, from the coding sequence ATGAATGCTGAGATAAAATCTAAAATACCAGTTGCATTAACTATTGCTGGTTCAGATAGCGGTGGTGGTGCAGGAATTCAAGCTGACTTACGCACCTTTGCTTTTCATTGCGTTCACGGAACTAGTGCTGTAACCTGCGTGACGGCTCAAAATACCTTGGGAGTAGCGCGAGTTGATGCTATGCCACCAGAGGCGATTATAGCCCAAATTCAAGCCGTATTTGAGGATATTGGGGTACGAGCGGCGAAAACGGGAATGTTACTCAATCAAGAAATTATTGCTGCTGTTGCCGAGCAAGTTGAGGCTTTAGGAATTCCTAATTTAGTTGTTGACCCTGTGATGGTATCACGCACAGGGGCGCAGTTAATTGATGATGACGCTGTGAAAACACTCCGAGAACAACTCATCCCCCAAGCTGCTATTATTACACCCAATCGCTACGAGGCTCAGATTTTAAGTGGTTTAACGGTAAATACATTAGACGATATGAGGGCAGCAGCACAAGTAATTCATCGTAATTTAAAGGCGAAAGTCGTGCTAGTTAAAGGTGGTGGAATATCAGGTAACGCCCGTGGTGTTGATATTTGGTTTGACGGGCAGAAGTTAGAAACCTTAACCACACAGCAAGTAGATACTCACAATACTCATGGGACTGGTTGTACTTTATCAGCTGCGATCGCTGCCAATTTAGCCAAAGGTGAAGATTTATGGCAATCTGTACAACAAGCTAAAAAATATGTTACTAATGCACTCACTTACGCCTTAGATATAGGCAAAGGTCAAGGCCCGGTAGGACACTTTTACCCCTTGTTGTCAAATTAA
- a CDS encoding N-formylglutamate amidohydrolase — MDLFTVNTPISPAVPIVANIPHSGLNIPANIAQHLSQAYLPNQDWHLDKLYDFLPQLGVTVMQANYSRYVVDLNRELKEPIAGNFWSSVVPLQTAFGQAIYQNNPSIEDIRHRIQKYYLPYHQKLEKLLKEKVQEFGKVYLLDLHSFGGLIDDQICLGNSNGKSCKECLMLTVESSFTASNYQVVKNKVFTGGYITRFYSQISGVEALQIEVKYHVYLDTKQLDQPQSPDWDVPHFHQAKDKFRDVFAKISSSLKG, encoded by the coding sequence ATGGATTTATTTACTGTTAACACACCAATATCACCAGCAGTACCAATAGTTGCTAATATTCCCCATAGCGGGTTAAATATTCCGGCAAATATAGCTCAACATCTTTCTCAAGCCTATCTCCCTAACCAAGATTGGCATTTAGATAAACTGTATGATTTTCTCCCTCAATTGGGAGTAACAGTCATGCAAGCTAATTACAGTCGATATGTAGTTGATTTAAACCGAGAGTTAAAAGAGCCGATAGCAGGCAATTTTTGGTCATCTGTTGTACCGCTACAAACAGCATTTGGTCAGGCAATTTATCAAAATAATCCTAGTATAGAAGATATACGACATCGTATACAGAAATATTATCTTCCCTATCATCAAAAATTAGAAAAATTACTGAAAGAGAAAGTGCAGGAGTTCGGAAAAGTCTATTTGCTAGACTTACACAGTTTTGGTGGATTAATTGATGATCAAATATGTTTAGGGAATTCTAACGGAAAAAGCTGTAAGGAATGTTTGATGTTAACAGTCGAATCGAGTTTTACAGCTAGTAATTACCAAGTGGTAAAAAATAAAGTTTTTACAGGTGGTTATATTACTCGATTTTATAGTCAAATATCAGGAGTTGAAGCACTACAGATTGAGGTTAAATATCATGTTTATTTAGATACTAAGCAACTAGATCAACCACAATCTCCTGATTGGGATGTACCCCATTTCCATCAAGCCAAGGATAAATTTAGAGATGTCTTTGCTAAAATCAGCAGTTCATTAAAAGGCTAA
- a CDS encoding S8 family peptidase, translating to MKKLIILCLFVVGLISAVWGFLNFQGLAAKGEFETILVDFREDIPADVIQKDLQAIAQKYNVTPQLDNKFSAQDNVYIIKGDRDRLKELRKSPFAQATEIIEPNYVYKLIEPASQATWLGEMLRPQEGEDFQPSLTAPNDEYYSKQWNLHKIGVEGAWKETKGSGVTVAVIDTGVTKVRDLYETKFVKGYDFVNDKEDASDDNGHGTHVAGTVAQATNNKYGVAGIAYEAKLMPLKVLSAYGGGTVADIAEAIKFAADKGADVINMSLGGGGESQLLKQAIEYAHKKGVVIIAAAGNENDSSASYPARYPHVIGVSAFGPDGEKAPYSNFGAGIDISAPGGTDAGAILQETINEQGQGVFLGLQGTSMASPHVAGVAALIKAKGVQDPEEILKVLKQSARVIKEDSLNYYGAGQLNAEAAVKLATEGQISFQDFFRWLRDNGYLNPGFWIDGGAVALLPKVLMVLGSYLLAWFLRVYFPFAWSWSLSSGLIFGSSGLFFLKGIYIFDLPQWPFRVLGSSIPELGNSIQGTDALNPIFASVLIPVVLVALLLGHPSWKWFAIGSTLGVAACLAVSAVLDPAVWGFSNENLARIFLLTNALLCYGLARLALKNEGQTA from the coding sequence ATGAAAAAACTGATAATACTTTGCTTGTTTGTCGTCGGGTTGATATCTGCTGTGTGGGGGTTTCTGAATTTTCAGGGACTAGCAGCAAAAGGTGAATTCGAGACAATTTTGGTGGATTTTCGGGAAGATATTCCCGCCGATGTGATTCAGAAAGATTTACAAGCGATCGCCCAAAAATACAACGTTACTCCTCAATTAGATAATAAATTCTCAGCACAAGATAATGTTTATATTATCAAGGGCGATCGCGATCGGCTCAAAGAACTGCGGAAATCTCCCTTTGCCCAAGCTACAGAAATTATTGAACCGAATTACGTCTACAAGTTAATTGAGCCGGCATCTCAAGCAACTTGGTTAGGCGAAATGTTACGACCCCAAGAAGGTGAAGATTTTCAACCTTCATTAACTGCACCCAATGACGAATATTACAGTAAACAGTGGAACCTCCACAAAATCGGCGTGGAAGGTGCATGGAAAGAAACCAAGGGTAGCGGTGTCACCGTCGCAGTAATTGACACAGGCGTTACCAAAGTCCGCGACTTATACGAAACCAAATTTGTCAAAGGTTACGATTTCGTCAACGACAAAGAAGATGCTAGTGATGATAACGGACATGGTACTCACGTTGCTGGTACAGTTGCCCAAGCCACCAATAATAAATATGGTGTAGCGGGAATTGCTTACGAAGCCAAACTCATGCCCCTCAAAGTGCTGAGTGCTTACGGCGGTGGGACTGTAGCTGATATTGCCGAAGCCATTAAATTTGCAGCCGACAAAGGCGCAGATGTCATTAATATGAGCTTGGGGGGTGGGGGAGAAAGTCAACTCCTCAAACAAGCCATTGAATATGCCCATAAAAAAGGTGTAGTCATCATCGCCGCCGCCGGTAACGAAAACGACAGTTCTGCCTCATACCCTGCCCGTTATCCCCATGTCATTGGGGTTTCAGCATTCGGCCCTGATGGTGAAAAAGCCCCCTATTCTAACTTTGGTGCAGGTATTGATATTTCTGCCCCTGGTGGAACTGATGCCGGTGCAATTCTCCAAGAAACCATCAACGAACAAGGACAAGGGGTATTCTTAGGACTCCAAGGCACAAGTATGGCTTCTCCCCACGTTGCGGGTGTAGCAGCTTTAATTAAAGCCAAAGGTGTTCAAGATCCAGAGGAAATTTTAAAAGTCCTCAAGCAGTCAGCACGGGTAATTAAAGAAGATAGTTTAAACTACTACGGTGCTGGACAACTCAACGCGGAAGCCGCAGTTAAACTCGCCACCGAAGGACAAATCAGCTTCCAAGATTTCTTCCGGTGGTTACGGGATAATGGCTATCTCAACCCTGGTTTTTGGATAGATGGCGGTGCAGTCGCCCTATTGCCAAAAGTCTTAATGGTACTAGGTTCATATCTTTTAGCCTGGTTCTTGCGGGTTTACTTCCCCTTTGCTTGGAGCTGGTCATTATCTAGCGGTCTAATTTTTGGTAGTTCTGGGTTATTCTTCCTCAAAGGTATCTACATCTTTGACTTACCCCAGTGGCCATTCCGCGTTTTGGGCAGTTCCATTCCCGAATTAGGCAACAGTATACAGGGTACTGACGCTCTCAACCCAATTTTTGCTAGTGTCTTAATTCCTGTGGTGCTAGTAGCATTATTACTAGGTCATCCTAGCTGGAAATGGTTTGCTATTGGTTCTACTCTAGGTGTAGCCGCTTGTTTAGCAGTCAGTGCAGTATTAGACCCAGCAGTTTGGGGTTTTAGTAACGAGAACTTAGCTAGAATCTTCCTCTTGACTAACGCCTTACTCTGTTATGGACTAGCCAGATTAGCATTGAAAAACGAAGGACAAACAGCGTAA